AACACAAGAGATAATAAGAACtcaaagtacatatatatatttttttttatttgagcAATTTCcaaggaagaaaattattaagcatcgttaacgattattatataattgttagaaaaatattaaaagttaatgaaattaaagatGTGATGATATCGAGAAGGTTAATTAAAGCGAcctgtaataattatatttatatcccCGTGAAAGCGTACACAATTTTTTagcaatttttaaatacataattaaatattaataattacaaattaattgaatatattaataatatttattttttcgatttgttatacaaatttaaaaaattattcaaagtaacttatttttaattatctttaatgTCTCGGTACATGTATAGAAAGAACTATTGATCTCAATTTGATTTATAGTCACCTTATATACACTTTTATGTAGAAGCAAAACTGAGTGGCATTGATTTATTAACGTGACAatctttaacaaaattttgatcaacatttattttttgtttgtaaccTAAACCTATATAATTGCAATCCATCAATGAAAACCTTGGCGTTTCAGTTcatcgtatatttatttgtatattttgcaTTACTATATGATACCTTTTGCACGATCGACATTAATTTGAGTCAATTGGAATATCTTGCTGCACGTTTAGATCCATTCGAATGTCGACGTCTTATTGCTGCTCTACATTACACGTCGTACGAATTGCCGATGAATTTGGCAGCAGCAGgtaaatttaaacaaagaaaaaatatttatatacttattgatatattaataatatacatgtatgagAGCATAAAAGttaactataaataaattccttctattaattacacacacatacacacatacacacacatatatatataatatatattttttttgctataAGAATGTTtagatttcttaaaaaaaaaaaatgaataaacaagatattaaaagattttttattagcttatacgattaataaataaagaacaaaaatattcttattctagaaaataatttgataatttgataaaaatataaaaggctATGAACTGTAAGATGCTCACAATTATGTACagtacgaattaattatatttttatgaaagtgAATATGTGTGTAGGCTCTTTTTGtatgaaattagaaataaataataattaagttaaacaaagaaaagaaaaaaaaaagaaattgtgtgGACAGAACGCACGGTAGAAGAAGATATCCCGTGTATAAGACAACTAGTTCATTGGAATAGTTCTCCAGATGAAGGTCTTGGCCAAAGCCATGAAGACTTGGTTCATCGACTTCGTCAAATAGGTCGCAATGATCTAGCTGAGTGGCTAGGCAAATCCACTTTTAAACATCTTGGAATGGATATGGAAAGAATTATGGATCAACCATTCGAGAAATTAGGAGAACAAGAAACTGAGACATCGTTAGtcgaaatataattgaaaatagacaatattaaattatttcaaagacTCATAGTTAGTGattctaaaaatatcttacatatatttcatttgtatttttctttttttaaatttaaatttataatgtaatttaaatttataatgtaatttaaatttataattatctataataattatgtaaaatatattcaaaccTTCGAATATGAAATcggatagataaagagaggaagggagagagaaagagagaaagaggaaaatagacttactaataattttataataacatttagTTTTGTTAACAGTTATCCATTAACAATCGTTCCAATTGAAAGCCCTGAAAACGATGATTTTTGGTCTCAATTAAATATCATCTTATTGGCAATAATGTTAGGTTTAATGGGAACTTTGTTAACATTAAtaggatatattattttttatataattaaagtgCGTTTACGTAGAACAAAATACAGGTAAAATCAATAGGGTTTGTTttgtgaattttttaaaactctttttatttaatatattatttaatcattaatatatttttttatagaaaaatgaagCAAGAAGCAGATATTAATAAACCatgtgaataagaaaaaaagaaaatcaacaaGACAAAACAGATGCTACGTATTATTGATAATTCGTCTGATTAAcgaaattcttaaaaatttctttgaaaagaaataaggtgTGAACAGACAGGATATGTGTGTAAGAATGGAAGCATGAAATatcaatgtatattatatcgcTTCACTAGTGCTCTCTAGCGTATTAGTTTAGAACTCGATTCAAACTTTTCGTGTacctatttcttttcgatacgAAAGGTAATGAAAAGTATACGACTAAGAGTtaggtatgtatattaaaaaaaattgtatgttttatgatagaaaagatattcttAGAAGGTATATTAAATAAGGATATTGTCAAGTTCAGAATTTGAgagaaattgtattattttcatttttatattgactTCTTGTTATAAAGGTTATAGtcaataagaagaaaaaacatttgaaTAATTCTACATAAcagtatttttatcaattcatAAGTATATAACTTAATATTTGTCAggtcgtatatatgtatatatttgtgtgtgtgtgtatgtatgtgtgtgtatgtatgtgtgtgtatgtatgtgtgtgtatgtatgatgtgtatagatattttttttatgaatacaacgatatttaattatgtgtttaaaaaaaagtgtatgtataatacgataatttgatatatcgaTACTCGATGTATCGTGTATTAAAAGTCGACTAatcgacgaaagagaagaatcgatatataaagtaaatcgATGTAATTAGCGGCCGTTTCTATATCAATTTTACA
The Vespula pensylvanica isolate Volc-1 chromosome 4, ASM1446617v1, whole genome shotgun sequence DNA segment above includes these coding regions:
- the LOC122628585 gene encoding uncharacterized protein LOC122628585, which gives rise to MKTLAFQFIVYLFVYFALLYDTFCTIDINLSQLEYLAARLDPFECRRLIAALHYTSYELPMNLAAAERTVEEDIPCIRQLVHWNSSPDEGLGQSHEDLVHRLRQIGRNDLAEWLGKSTFKHLGMDMERIMDQPFEKLGEQETETSYPLTIVPIESPENDDFWSQLNIILLAIMLGLMGTLLTLIGYIIFYIIKVRLRRTKYRKMKQEADINKPCE